In bacterium, the following are encoded in one genomic region:
- a CDS encoding 4Fe-4S binding protein: MAHKINDECISCGACADECPVDAISEGEDKYVIDPDACTDCGACVEVCPVSAIEGP; the protein is encoded by the coding sequence ATGGCACATAAGATTAATGATGAATGCATCAGCTGCGGCGCTTGTGCAGATGAGTGCCCTGTCGATGCAATTAGTGAAGGCGAAGATAAGTATGTTATTGATCCTGATGCATGTACAGACTGCGGCGCTTGTGTGGAAGTTTGTCCGGTAAGTGCAATTGAGGGACCGTAA
- the ndk gene encoding nucleoside-diphosphate kinase yields the protein MGMKERTLVIVKPDAVERRLAGDIIHKIEENDYNILKIDKLILTEHEAEAFYSIHKDKEFFGDLIDFMTSGPCIPMIVEGDDAVHGIRKLVGATDPEKAEKGTIREQYGTTIRKNSIHASDSQETAAREICFFFKLRSIA from the coding sequence ATGGGTATGAAAGAGCGTACACTTGTAATTGTAAAACCGGATGCTGTAGAAAGAAGATTGGCCGGAGATATTATTCATAAGATTGAGGAAAATGATTATAATATCTTAAAGATTGATAAACTTATTCTTACTGAGCATGAAGCGGAAGCTTTTTATTCAATTCATAAGGATAAAGAGTTCTTCGGCGATCTCATAGATTTTATGACATCAGGGCCGTGTATTCCAATGATTGTTGAAGGAGATGATGCTGTGCATGGTATCCGTAAGTTAGTTGGTGCTACTGACCCGGAGAAGGCAGAGAAGGGTACAATACGGGAACAGTACGGAACTACAATAAGGAAAAATTCCATCCATGCTTCTGATTCTCAGGAAACAGCGGCAAGAGAGATATGTTTCTTTTTCAAGTTACGCTCTATAGCTTGA
- a CDS encoding NADP-dependent malic enzyme: MAKIDMSISNIDSLFPSGFTQEQIAKGKTVFLKELSLRAHKFYGGKMMTIPKAGIFGFNWFNVWYTPGVSKVSTIIRDDNDMSFPLSNRSNFVAVVSDSTRVLGDGNCTPPGGLGVMEGKAYLMKYLGSVDGVALCVDSCNGKGEHDPQKIIDFVKMLQPSFGAVNLEDISQPNCYKVLDTLREECNIPVWHDDAQGTGCVTLAGLINALRIVKKDIGKARIVFYGAGAANTTIARLIIAAGGNPQNMILFDSKGSLHKGRSDIEADKRFYRKWELCQRTNPDKITTILEAVKGADVLIAVSRPGPDVVKKEWIKNMGDKPIVFACANPVPEIYPYAAKEAGAYIVATGRGDFPNQVNNSLGFPGILKGALTVRAKKITDNMAIAAAYAIANFAEKKGLSPDYIMPTMDETEVFAHEAADVAMQAIKDGVARIGMDRETVFNNTLKDIQETRAMIDMLMKEKFIKTPDISMLEEALNTAIDAVK; the protein is encoded by the coding sequence ATGGCAAAGATTGACATGTCAATATCAAATATTGATTCGCTGTTCCCTTCTGGTTTTACACAGGAGCAGATAGCAAAGGGGAAAACAGTATTTTTAAAAGAACTTTCTTTACGTGCGCATAAGTTTTACGGCGGCAAAATGATGACTATACCAAAAGCAGGTATTTTCGGATTTAACTGGTTTAATGTCTGGTACACACCTGGCGTATCAAAAGTATCAACAATAATTCGTGATGACAATGATATGTCGTTCCCTCTGTCAAACAGAAGTAATTTTGTTGCAGTGGTTTCTGATTCCACACGTGTATTGGGTGATGGTAATTGTACACCTCCGGGAGGGCTTGGAGTAATGGAGGGCAAGGCCTATTTGATGAAGTATCTTGGCAGTGTTGATGGCGTAGCTTTATGTGTGGATAGTTGCAATGGTAAAGGCGAGCATGATCCACAAAAAATTATTGATTTTGTAAAAATGTTACAGCCAAGTTTTGGTGCTGTTAACCTTGAAGACATTTCACAGCCTAATTGCTACAAAGTTCTGGATACTTTAAGGGAAGAGTGCAATATTCCGGTATGGCATGATGACGCTCAGGGAACAGGATGTGTTACTCTTGCAGGCCTTATCAATGCTCTTAGAATAGTTAAAAAAGATATTGGTAAGGCAAGGATCGTATTTTATGGCGCCGGAGCTGCAAATACAACGATTGCACGTTTGATTATTGCGGCGGGGGGTAATCCTCAAAACATGATTTTGTTTGATTCAAAAGGGTCGCTTCATAAAGGCAGATCAGATATTGAAGCTGATAAACGTTTCTACAGAAAATGGGAGTTGTGTCAGAGGACAAATCCTGATAAAATAACAACTATTCTTGAGGCTGTCAAAGGAGCTGACGTCTTAATTGCAGTGAGCAGGCCGGGTCCTGATGTTGTTAAAAAAGAATGGATTAAAAATATGGGGGACAAGCCTATTGTTTTTGCATGTGCCAATCCTGTGCCGGAAATTTATCCTTATGCTGCAAAAGAAGCCGGCGCATATATAGTAGCAACAGGCAGGGGCGATTTTCCCAATCAGGTTAATAATTCCCTGGGATTTCCCGGAATACTCAAAGGTGCATTAACCGTGAGAGCAAAAAAAATAACGGACAACATGGCAATTGCTGCAGCTTATGCAATTGCTAACTTTGCAGAGAAAAAAGGCCTCAGCCCAGATTATATAATGCCTACAATGGATGAGACCGAAGTATTTGCTCACGAAGCTGCGGATGTTGCAATGCAGGCTATTAAGGACGGTGTTGCACGTATTGGTATGGACAGGGAAACTGTGTTTAATAATACACTTAAGGACATACAGGAAACAAGAGCAATGATTGATATGCTGATGAAAGAAAAGTTCATTAAGACCCCGGATATATCAATGCTTGAGGAAGCTCTTAACACAGCAATTGATGCTGTTAAGTAA
- a CDS encoding acetate kinase, producing the protein MKVLVLNCGSSSLKFRLFEMEEEKLLAKGIVEEIGHRNGNFKCDVLGRHKVEKECSIENHTEAIELVQKSLCDKITGCIREVDEIDAIGHRVVHGGEAFTGSVFINEPVMKKLKECIRFAPLHNPSNIAGIKASLWQFPFARQVAVFDTAFHQTMKPEAYIYALPYSWYTEKGIRRYGFHGTSHRYVAEEAARILDKPIEELKIVTCHLGSGASMAAVKYGKSVDTSMGFTPLEGMIMGTRCGDIDPAIPLFIMDTDELTSSQMDTILNKKSGVFGLTEGESDMRIVEEKMLNGKERETLVIKMISRRVKKYIGSYAAVMGGVDAVVFTAGVGEHAPIVRELACDGLEFLGITLDKSRNDNNAVLISKGKTAVLVIPTNEELAIARETKMLLDEE; encoded by the coding sequence ATGAAAGTATTGGTTCTTAACTGCGGGAGTTCGTCTCTAAAGTTCAGGCTATTTGAAATGGAAGAAGAAAAATTGCTTGCAAAGGGGATAGTGGAGGAGATAGGACACAGGAACGGGAATTTTAAATGTGATGTATTGGGAAGACATAAGGTTGAGAAGGAGTGCAGTATAGAGAACCACACTGAAGCAATTGAACTCGTGCAGAAGAGCCTTTGTGATAAAATAACAGGATGCATACGTGAGGTTGATGAAATTGATGCAATAGGGCACAGAGTAGTGCATGGGGGAGAAGCGTTTACAGGTTCTGTTTTTATTAATGAACCGGTCATGAAGAAACTTAAAGAGTGTATAAGATTTGCGCCTCTGCATAATCCATCTAATATTGCAGGCATAAAAGCATCATTATGGCAGTTTCCCTTTGCACGGCAGGTGGCAGTGTTTGATACTGCATTCCATCAGACAATGAAGCCTGAAGCATACATTTATGCTCTCCCATATTCGTGGTATACTGAGAAAGGAATCAGACGATACGGATTCCACGGTACTTCTCATCGTTATGTTGCAGAAGAAGCTGCGAGAATTCTTGACAAACCGATTGAGGAGCTAAAAATTGTAACATGTCATCTTGGAAGCGGCGCCAGCATGGCTGCAGTAAAATACGGGAAATCAGTAGATACATCAATGGGGTTTACGCCCCTTGAAGGAATGATTATGGGTACAAGATGCGGAGATATTGACCCTGCCATACCGCTTTTTATAATGGATACTGACGAACTGACGAGTAGTCAGATGGATACAATTCTAAACAAAAAAAGCGGAGTTTTCGGATTGACTGAAGGCGAAAGCGATATGAGGATTGTTGAAGAAAAAATGCTTAATGGCAAAGAAAGGGAAACTCTTGTAATTAAGATGATATCACGCAGGGTAAAAAAATATATCGGATCTTATGCTGCTGTTATGGGAGGAGTTGATGCTGTTGTATTTACAGCAGGGGTCGGAGAACATGCACCAATTGTAAGAGAACTTGCCTGTGATGGCCTTGAATTTCTGGGAATTACCCTTGATAAATCCAGAAATGATAATAATGCTGTGCTAATAAGTAAAGGCAAAACTGCAGTACTTGTTATCCCTACAAATGAAGAGCTTGCAATTGCGAGAGAGACAAAAATGCTTCTTGATGAAGAATAA
- a CDS encoding 7-cyano-7-deazaguanine synthase, whose product MQKRIKAVALISGGLDSILAAKIIKDQGIDVLGLSFTFKFDSVKHGSRKNYLEKVEKELNIPIKIMDRSQQLLDIVKNPVHGYGSEMNPCIDCRLQMLSMAKDYMDETNSDFIVTGEVVGQRPMSQQKPVIFHIDKVSGLRGYIVRPLSAKLLPETIPEQKGWIKREELYDFHGRTRKPQLSLARELGIENFEPPAGGCSLTTPDFSRRLKALFEKRDRHTITVNDLQLLLYGRHFWPNEHLNVIVGRDEKDNEAIEKFKGIDMFLLYPFDIPGPSALAIDVKNREDLNRAASLVARYTNQRESSSVEIIYSGKEEGRISVLPAGEDDVEEWRV is encoded by the coding sequence ATGCAAAAAAGAATTAAGGCAGTAGCATTAATATCCGGCGGGCTGGATAGTATTCTTGCTGCAAAAATAATAAAAGATCAGGGCATAGATGTTCTGGGGCTTTCTTTTACTTTTAAATTTGATTCTGTAAAACACGGGAGCAGAAAGAACTATCTTGAAAAAGTTGAAAAGGAACTTAATATTCCCATAAAAATAATGGACAGATCTCAGCAGTTACTGGATATTGTTAAGAATCCTGTACATGGCTACGGCTCGGAAATGAACCCCTGTATTGACTGCAGGCTTCAAATGCTGTCTATGGCAAAAGATTATATGGATGAAACAAATTCCGATTTTATTGTAACAGGAGAAGTAGTAGGCCAGCGCCCTATGAGCCAGCAGAAACCTGTAATTTTCCACATTGATAAAGTATCAGGATTGAGGGGGTACATTGTAAGGCCGCTTTCTGCAAAACTTTTGCCTGAGACAATTCCCGAACAAAAGGGATGGATTAAAAGAGAAGAGCTGTACGATTTTCACGGCAGAACAAGAAAACCTCAACTGAGCCTTGCCAGGGAACTCGGCATTGAAAATTTTGAACCCCCTGCAGGCGGGTGCAGCCTTACAACACCGGATTTCTCGCGGCGTTTAAAAGCCCTTTTTGAGAAAAGAGACAGACACACAATCACTGTCAATGATCTTCAGCTTCTGCTTTACGGAAGGCATTTCTGGCCGAATGAGCACTTGAATGTGATAGTAGGCAGAGACGAAAAAGATAATGAGGCTATTGAGAAATTTAAAGGCATTGATATGTTTCTGTTGTATCCTTTTGATATTCCGGGACCTTCTGCTCTTGCGATAGATGTTAAGAATAGAGAAGATCTGAACAGAGCAGCTTCTCTTGTTGCGAGATACACAAATCAGAGAGAAAGTTCTTCTGTTGAGATAATATATTCAGGAAAAGAAGAGGGAAGGATTTCCGTACTGCCGGCAGGGGAAGATGATGTGGAAGAGTGGCGTGTTTGA
- the lon gene encoding endopeptidase La, which translates to MNENEINIVHHPGDFGNIPEIPEELSILPVRNVIIFPFVVAPLVITDEDKMAQINEALSDRKIVGLFAIKQTEDNGKDGIEHAGDDSIYDTGTAVLILKMFRLPDGNMGLMVQGLSRIKLKNISKTDPYMKGVVEAIPEQASKSVKIEALMREIVEQFQQIVALSPILPDELGAAVLNIENPGRLADLIASNLKIDIANRQSILETLDIEDRMVRLLVVLNKEFELLKIGTKIQSEVRSKIDEGQREYFLREQLKAIKNELGDKDEQTLEVEELQEKIQKAGMPEEAKDQAEKELERLSRMPPQAAEYTVARTYLDWLISLPWNKGTEDRIDIKKAKTILDEDHYGLNDIKDRILEFLAVRKLKENSKGPILCFVGPPGVGKTSLGRSIARAMGREFVRYSLGGMRDEAEIRGHRRTYIGALPGRVIQGLKKAGSNNPVFMLDEIDKLGADFRGDPASALLEVLDPEQNNNFSDHYLEVSFNLSKVMFITTANILETIPGPLLDRMEVIRLPGYIVEEKVQIAKKYLIPRQKEENGLKISQISFTVKSVKKIIEDYTREAGLRNLERNIGTCCRKVARKIAEGEIEKAKITDENLQDSLGPQKFFSEMAGRKSEVGIATGLAWTSVGGVILFVEATKMHGKKGLVLTGQLGDVMKESAQAALSYIRSHAEDLGIDKDFFESNDLHIHVPEGATPKDGPSAGVTLATSLVSVLTGRPVKHDIAMTGEITLRGKVLPVGGIKEKVLAARRAGIKKVILPKWNEKDLEDIPDHIRSKMKFYFVDWLDDVFELTLSSNKKKQK; encoded by the coding sequence ATGAATGAGAATGAAATAAATATAGTGCATCATCCCGGTGATTTCGGAAATATTCCTGAAATACCTGAAGAGCTGTCAATACTTCCTGTCAGGAATGTGATTATATTCCCTTTTGTGGTGGCGCCTCTTGTTATCACAGATGAAGATAAAATGGCTCAGATTAATGAGGCGTTAAGTGATAGAAAGATAGTCGGGCTTTTTGCTATAAAGCAGACAGAAGATAATGGGAAAGACGGAATAGAACATGCTGGGGATGATAGTATTTATGATACTGGGACAGCAGTACTGATATTGAAGATGTTCAGGCTTCCTGACGGGAATATGGGGTTAATGGTTCAGGGCCTCTCCAGAATAAAGCTGAAAAATATTTCAAAAACAGATCCCTATATGAAAGGTGTTGTTGAAGCTATACCGGAGCAGGCATCAAAATCAGTAAAAATAGAAGCCTTGATGCGGGAGATTGTTGAACAGTTTCAGCAGATTGTCGCCCTATCTCCAATTTTGCCCGATGAGCTTGGGGCAGCTGTCCTTAACATTGAGAACCCCGGAAGGCTTGCAGATCTTATTGCATCAAATTTAAAAATAGATATTGCCAACAGGCAGTCTATCCTGGAAACACTGGATATTGAAGACAGAATGGTCAGACTGCTCGTTGTTTTAAATAAAGAGTTTGAACTGCTTAAAATAGGTACGAAGATACAATCGGAAGTAAGAAGCAAAATTGATGAAGGGCAGAGAGAGTATTTTTTGCGAGAGCAGCTTAAGGCCATAAAAAATGAGTTGGGCGACAAAGACGAACAAACTCTTGAGGTAGAAGAACTTCAGGAGAAAATTCAAAAAGCCGGTATGCCTGAGGAAGCAAAGGACCAGGCAGAGAAGGAACTCGAGAGGCTCTCACGCATGCCTCCGCAGGCTGCAGAGTACACTGTTGCAAGAACTTACCTTGACTGGCTGATAAGCCTTCCGTGGAACAAGGGAACTGAAGACAGAATTGATATTAAAAAAGCAAAAACAATTCTTGATGAAGACCATTACGGCCTGAATGATATTAAAGACAGAATACTTGAATTTCTTGCTGTACGCAAACTGAAAGAGAATTCCAAAGGGCCAATTCTATGTTTTGTAGGGCCTCCCGGAGTTGGTAAAACATCTCTTGGCCGGTCAATTGCCCGCGCAATGGGCAGAGAATTTGTCAGGTACTCTCTTGGCGGGATGCGTGATGAGGCAGAAATACGGGGACACAGAAGAACCTATATAGGAGCTTTACCTGGCAGAGTCATTCAGGGATTAAAAAAAGCAGGTTCAAACAATCCTGTATTTATGCTGGATGAAATTGATAAACTTGGCGCTGACTTCAGGGGCGACCCTGCATCAGCCTTGCTTGAAGTTCTGGATCCGGAACAGAATAATAATTTTTCGGATCATTATCTTGAAGTATCTTTCAATTTGTCAAAAGTAATGTTTATCACTACTGCAAACATTCTTGAGACAATTCCCGGGCCTCTGCTTGACAGGATGGAAGTGATTCGTCTTCCTGGATATATTGTTGAAGAAAAGGTGCAGATCGCTAAGAAGTATCTTATTCCGAGACAAAAAGAAGAAAATGGGCTAAAGATATCTCAGATAAGTTTTACTGTCAAATCCGTTAAAAAAATAATAGAAGATTATACACGTGAAGCAGGGCTGAGAAATCTGGAGCGGAATATAGGCACATGCTGCAGAAAAGTTGCAAGGAAGATTGCAGAAGGGGAAATAGAAAAGGCAAAAATTACTGATGAGAATTTGCAGGATTCTCTTGGCCCGCAAAAGTTCTTTTCGGAAATGGCAGGCAGGAAAAGCGAAGTCGGTATTGCAACAGGCCTTGCATGGACCTCAGTGGGCGGAGTAATACTTTTTGTTGAAGCAACAAAAATGCATGGAAAGAAAGGGCTTGTGCTTACAGGCCAGCTTGGCGATGTTATGAAAGAGTCTGCACAGGCTGCTTTATCATATATAAGGTCTCATGCAGAAGATTTGGGTATTGATAAAGATTTTTTTGAGAGTAATGACCTTCATATTCACGTACCTGAAGGTGCAACACCCAAGGACGGCCCTTCTGCAGGAGTTACACTTGCAACAAGCCTGGTTTCTGTTTTAACAGGCAGGCCTGTAAAGCATGATATTGCAATGACCGGAGAGATTACATTAAGAGGCAAGGTACTCCCTGTCGGAGGGATTAAAGAGAAAGTACTTGCTGCAAGAAGAGCAGGAATAAAAAAAGTTATTTTGCCAAAGTGGAACGAGAAGGACCTTGAGGATATCCCTGATCATATAAGATCAAAAATGAAGTTTTATTTTGTTGACTGGCTTGATGATGTATTTGAGCTTACTCTGTCTTCAAACAAAAAAAAGCAGAAATAA
- a CDS encoding GTPase: MEKKRVIIMGAAGRDFHNFNVYYRDNEEFEVVAFTATQIPDIEGRKYPAELAGKLYPNGIPIVAEEELVSLIDKNSIDDVVFSYSDVSHNYIGHKAATVNAAGANFILMGTEKTMLKSKVPVISICAIRTGCGKSQTTRRVSEILRNKRKKTVAIRHPMPYGDLVKQAVQRFEKYVDLKTNKCTIEEMEEYEPHIDMGNIVYAGVDYGAILEQAEKEADIILWDGGNNDTPFYKPDMNIVVVDPHRPGHEVSYYPGETNLRMADVVIINKMDSADSANILEVRQNVQRINPEAIIIEAASPLSVEDPSVIRGKRVLVVEDGPTLTHGGMKYGAGVVAAQKYGAAEIIDPRPWVEGTIADTFKKYPGIGPLLPAMGYGDQQVRDLQKTIEKVDCDAVIIGTPIDLKKVIDIKKPAVRVMYKLQEIGEPTLEDVLNDF; encoded by the coding sequence ATGGAAAAGAAACGTGTAATAATAATGGGTGCTGCAGGAAGAGATTTTCACAATTTTAACGTTTATTACAGAGACAATGAAGAATTTGAGGTTGTTGCTTTTACTGCTACACAGATACCTGATATCGAGGGAAGAAAATATCCGGCTGAATTAGCAGGAAAACTCTACCCCAATGGTATCCCTATTGTTGCTGAGGAAGAGCTGGTTTCCCTGATTGATAAAAATAGTATCGATGATGTTGTTTTTTCTTACAGTGATGTTTCTCATAACTATATTGGCCATAAGGCTGCGACTGTGAATGCAGCCGGGGCAAATTTTATCCTGATGGGTACAGAAAAGACCATGCTAAAATCAAAGGTACCTGTAATTTCCATCTGTGCTATCAGAACAGGATGCGGAAAGAGTCAGACAACGAGAAGAGTAAGTGAGATCCTTAGAAATAAAAGGAAAAAGACAGTTGCAATTCGTCATCCCATGCCTTACGGTGACCTTGTAAAACAAGCTGTTCAGCGTTTCGAAAAATATGTTGATTTAAAAACCAACAAGTGTACTATTGAGGAGATGGAAGAGTACGAACCTCATATTGATATGGGTAATATAGTTTATGCAGGAGTGGATTACGGCGCAATTCTTGAGCAGGCAGAGAAAGAAGCGGACATAATCCTCTGGGACGGCGGAAATAATGATACTCCTTTTTATAAACCTGACATGAATATAGTTGTTGTTGACCCGCATCGTCCCGGACACGAAGTTTCATACTATCCCGGCGAGACAAATTTGAGAATGGCTGATGTAGTTATTATCAACAAGATGGATTCTGCTGATTCTGCAAATATTCTTGAAGTAAGGCAAAATGTACAACGAATAAATCCTGAAGCAATTATTATTGAAGCTGCATCACCGCTCTCAGTTGAAGATCCTTCTGTAATTCGCGGCAAGAGAGTTCTTGTTGTTGAGGACGGCCCGACTCTTACACATGGCGGAATGAAATACGGTGCAGGTGTGGTTGCTGCACAAAAATACGGGGCTGCAGAGATTATTGACCCCCGCCCGTGGGTTGAGGGAACTATTGCTGACACATTTAAGAAATATCCGGGTATCGGCCCGCTTCTTCCTGCAATGGGTTATGGTGATCAGCAGGTAAGAGATCTTCAGAAAACTATTGAAAAAGTCGATTGTGATGCTGTTATTATCGGAACACCGATAGATCTTAAAAAAGTTATTGATATTAAAAAACCTGCAGTACGTGTTATGTACAAACTGCAGGAGATTGGTGAACCGACTCTGGAAGATGTACTAAATGACTTCTAA
- a CDS encoding Asp23/Gls24 family envelope stress response protein, which yields MKKRLQNIILNFKNKIKPVQVYALVGRSGTGKSFRARLVAEEYGIELIFDDGLLIRDQVIIAGKSAKREKNRFKAVKRAILTDPEHAEEIRTALRAQDIHSILLLGTSEKMIARITEKLDLPYPDKIIYIDDIATQEEIATATESRKQRGHHVIPVPTIELENDSHKIIDSVKIFLNSHKILFWKKKVVEKTIVQPKFSTKGRLSISETALSQMVMHCIDEFNDNFKIKKIRIKRYPADFRIDLSISVPFGTSVPSVLPKLQRYIVTSIQKYSGITIENLHITIEEFQS from the coding sequence ATGAAGAAACGATTACAAAATATTATACTGAATTTCAAGAATAAGATAAAACCTGTTCAGGTGTATGCTCTTGTCGGAAGGTCAGGTACAGGAAAGAGTTTTCGTGCACGGCTTGTTGCAGAAGAGTATGGTATTGAACTTATTTTTGATGACGGGCTGCTCATTCGTGATCAGGTTATTATTGCAGGAAAATCTGCAAAGAGAGAAAAAAACAGATTTAAGGCTGTTAAACGTGCAATACTGACAGATCCGGAACATGCGGAAGAGATCAGAACTGCGCTTCGTGCGCAAGACATACATTCAATTCTGCTACTCGGTACTTCAGAGAAAATGATAGCCCGAATTACTGAAAAACTTGACCTTCCTTACCCCGATAAAATAATTTATATTGATGATATTGCAACTCAGGAAGAGATTGCGACTGCAACTGAGAGCAGAAAGCAAAGAGGGCATCATGTAATACCGGTTCCTACAATTGAACTTGAAAATGATTCCCATAAAATTATTGATTCTGTTAAAATATTTCTCAATTCACATAAAATTTTATTCTGGAAGAAAAAAGTTGTTGAGAAGACTATTGTACAGCCTAAGTTCAGCACAAAAGGCAGATTGAGTATTTCAGAAACGGCTCTCTCGCAGATGGTAATGCACTGTATTGATGAATTTAATGATAATTTTAAGATAAAAAAAATCAGGATAAAACGCTATCCTGCTGATTTTAGAATTGACCTGTCAATTTCCGTCCCATTCGGGACTTCTGTGCCTTCTGTTCTTCCAAAGCTGCAGCGGTATATTGTAACCAGCATACAAAAGTACAGCGGTATTACAATAGAAAATCTGCATATTACAATTGAAGAATTTCAAAGTTAA
- the arcC gene encoding carbamate kinase, translating to MTSKNYSTVVVALGGNAITREFEEGNIHQQFANTRKSLVSIIEMVERGVNVVITHGNGPQVGNALIRVEEARHLVPPIPLGVLVADTEGGMGYMIEQSLQNMFIRKGIRKRIVTILTQVVVDKDDPSIIEPTKFVGPFFKDEEVDKIRRDRGWVLKKDADRGWRRVVPSPHPVQIVEKDIIRELISSGAIVIACGGGGIPVYIEDDGTFEGVDGVIDKDRASAVLAYDIGAEQLHILTAVDKVSLDFGTPGQRDLDIITKAEAQKYLDEGEFPAGSMGPKIEAAIKFLEDGGKEVLITSVENYSFALQGKTGTKIVP from the coding sequence ATGACTTCTAAGAATTATTCCACAGTTGTAGTGGCGTTGGGGGGAAACGCCATTACACGTGAATTCGAAGAAGGAAATATTCATCAGCAGTTTGCAAATACACGTAAGAGCCTTGTCAGTATTATTGAAATGGTCGAGAGGGGCGTAAATGTCGTTATTACTCACGGCAACGGCCCGCAGGTCGGAAATGCTTTAATACGTGTTGAAGAAGCCAGACATCTTGTGCCTCCGATCCCCCTCGGTGTTCTTGTTGCGGATACTGAAGGCGGTATGGGATACATGATTGAGCAGTCCCTGCAGAATATGTTTATCCGTAAGGGCATAAGAAAAAGGATAGTTACAATACTTACTCAGGTTGTTGTGGACAAGGACGACCCTTCTATAATTGAGCCTACAAAATTTGTCGGCCCGTTCTTTAAGGACGAAGAAGTGGACAAAATCAGAAGGGATCGGGGCTGGGTTCTTAAAAAGGATGCAGACAGAGGGTGGAGAAGGGTTGTGCCTTCTCCTCATCCTGTGCAAATTGTTGAGAAGGATATAATCCGAGAATTGATAAGCAGCGGTGCAATAGTAATTGCATGCGGCGGCGGCGGAATTCCCGTTTATATCGAAGATGACGGTACTTTTGAAGGCGTTGACGGTGTGATCGACAAGGATCGTGCATCTGCAGTTTTAGCATACGATATAGGAGCAGAGCAGCTGCATATTCTTACGGCAGTAGATAAAGTGTCACTTGATTTCGGGACACCGGGCCAGAGAGACCTTGATATTATTACAAAAGCCGAAGCTCAAAAATATTTGGATGAAGGTGAGTTTCCTGCAGGCAGTATGGGGCCGAAAATTGAAGCTGCTATAAAATTTTTAGAAGATGGCGGAAAAGAGGTTCTCATAACATCAGTTGAAAACTATTCTTTTGCATTGCAGGGGAAAACAGGGACAAAAATAGTCCCTTAA
- a CDS encoding response regulator transcription factor — protein sequence MGKRVLLVDDNKALVETLKESLEERGFKCDCAFNAKEGFAVFINKSPDIIITDDIMEDISAGFRLVKDIRTEEEKSDSAKVPILMLSALKNVTDLDFKERVGTPVLQVNDMLYKPVNPDKVISAINNLLK from the coding sequence ATGGGAAAAAGAGTTTTACTTGTTGATGATAATAAAGCCCTTGTTGAAACATTGAAAGAGAGTCTCGAGGAGAGAGGATTTAAATGTGATTGTGCATTTAATGCCAAAGAGGGTTTTGCAGTTTTTATAAATAAAAGCCCTGATATTATTATTACTGATGACATCATGGAAGATATATCAGCAGGATTCCGTCTGGTCAAAGATATAAGAACCGAAGAGGAAAAAAGTGATAGTGCAAAAGTACCGATACTTATGCTTTCAGCCTTAAAAAATGTTACAGATCTTGATTTTAAAGAGCGTGTCGGGACTCCTGTTCTTCAGGTAAACGATATGCTCTATAAGCCGGTAAATCCGGATAAGGTTATTTCTGCAATTAATAACTTGCTTAAATAA